In Geoalkalibacter sp., the genomic window ATGAATCAGTGCAGCGAGGAAAATACTCGCAACTTCGAACATTCGGTCAGGTTGATAATTGAAGAAAAATTGAGACTTTACCCAAATGTACATATTCAAATCTTAGAATCCTCTCTGGAAGAAATTGGTGGCAAAGATAGAATTAAAATATTGTCTAAAAAAATCAAATAATTGCTAACAATGCGCTGAGCCGGATGGTTGACTCATCTAAGGTTCACGAAAAATGTCTACTAGATTCAGCGGCACTACGCCACCGGCTAGCTTGATCGTTAAATGGCAAAAGGAGAATTCAATGACTCTTGAACAAGTGCAAGAGATTCTCACCGGCAATGGCTACATGGTTGATGAAATTAAAGCGATTGGATACGGACAACAAATTAAATTCACAAACGGCGCGTCAGTAAATGTTTATGACTCTGGAAAGGTTGTCGTCGGCGGAAAAGACCAAGAGCGGGTAAAAACCCTGCTCGGATTAAACCCAGGAGGCAAACCTGTCACAGCGACGCAAAGTGGGATTGTCAGGGGTAACAATAAAGTCTTTGTTGTTTATGGGCACGATGAGCAAGCCAGGACTCAATTGGAGGCAATGCTTCGCCGTTGGGGGATGGAACCCCTTATTCTTGACCAACTTCCTTCGGAAGGCCAGACAATAATTGAAAAGCTTGAGGCATATACGGCTGAAGTCCAGTTTGCAGTTGTTCTCGCGACGCCAGATGATAAAGGGCATAGGGCAAAGCACCCAGATGAGTCTGCATATAGAGCGCGTCAGAATGTTGTGCTTGAGCTTGGCATGTTGTTGTCAAAGTTAGGCAGAAAAAGGGTCGCAATTGTATTGAAACAGCAAGAGAACATGGAGAGGCCATCTGATATTCAAGGCCTCATATACATACCGTTCAAAGAAGATCTTGCGAAAGAAGCTGGTCTTATCTTGGCGAAAGAAATGTGTGCTCAAGGTTACAACATCGATGTTGCAAGAATATAACCGCCATTTAACAAACGTGTCAACCGGACTGCTCA contains:
- a CDS encoding TIR domain-containing protein — encoded protein: MTLEQVQEILTGNGYMVDEIKAIGYGQQIKFTNGASVNVYDSGKVVVGGKDQERVKTLLGLNPGGKPVTATQSGIVRGNNKVFVVYGHDEQARTQLEAMLRRWGMEPLILDQLPSEGQTIIEKLEAYTAEVQFAVVLATPDDKGHRAKHPDESAYRARQNVVLELGMLLSKLGRKRVAIVLKQQENMERPSDIQGLIYIPFKEDLAKEAGLILAKEMCAQGYNIDVARI